One region of Deinococcus radiopugnans ATCC 19172 genomic DNA includes:
- a CDS encoding DNA-binding protein, protein MADLDLSIPKSVQDNAKKALKLRDEYGYGGTDVGEHMAEQLADGGRLTEDEVRHVSQYFPRHAGDNLDETGEDGEKPSRGYIAWMLWGGDEGRKWSEGVVKKLDERDEKEKKD, encoded by the coding sequence ATGGCAGACCTTGACCTTTCCATCCCCAAAAGCGTTCAGGACAACGCGAAGAAGGCGCTGAAGCTGCGCGACGAGTATGGTTACGGCGGCACAGATGTCGGCGAGCACATGGCCGAGCAGCTCGCGGACGGCGGCCGGCTGACCGAGGACGAGGTGCGCCACGTCTCGCAATACTTTCCGCGCCACGCCGGGGACAATCTGGATGAGACCGGCGAGGACGGTGAGAAGCCTTCACGTGGCTACATCGCGTGGATGCTGTGGGGCGGCGACGAGGGCCGCAAATGGAGCGAGGGCGTCGTGAAGAAGCTCGACGAGCGCGACGAGAAAGAGAAGAAGGACTGA
- the uvrA gene encoding excinuclease ABC subunit UvrA, whose amino-acid sequence MQNNLVVRGAKEHNLKDITVELPRDQFIVITGVSGSGKSTLAFDTIYAEGQRRYVESLSAYARQFLGLMEKPDVESITGLSPAISIDQRTTSHNPRSTVGTVTEIHDYLRLLYARVGTPYCPICGRKIEKQSPSEITDRLITEFADKRAILLAPVVRGRKGEYRKLFGDLRREGFARVRVDGTLYELDEAEKLKLEKFEKHDVDVVIDRVTLRETDRSRIAESVELGLRRGESLLRVLLPDGGENGEAHEELYSEKFACPEHGSVLEELEPRSFSFNSPYGACGDCAGLGSKNEFAPELVIDDKLSVAEGAILPWSKKGTGGGIYYWDKLQALAEHLEFNLKTPWRELSAAAQKAILHGPGQPFEVVYRRNGKETMRFMTEFEGVIPNLERRYADTESDFMREKLEELMELSPCPTCGGTRYKPEILAVRVGGLNIAQVGGMSVLEADAFFGGLQDGKLDHDAIAPYLKGHLGGTARAHAPRHYEYALNAFGAAVAVPVLKAIRTRLKFMVDVGLDYLSLDRTANTLSGGEAQRIRLATQVGSGLTGVLYVLDEPSIGLHPKDNGRLIGTLKNLRDLGNTLLVVEHDEDTMLEADYLVDMGPGAGVHGGEVVAVGTPQEVKANPDSLTGKYLRGELKIEVPDKRRRGNGKKLKIFGAREHNLQNVDAEIPLGTMTVVTGPSGSGKSTLIHDILHATLARELNGAKTTPGRYDRIEGMEHLDKVIEIDQSPIGRTPRSNPATYTGVFTEIRDLFTRTNEARRRGYLAGRFSFNVKGGRCEHCKGDGVMKIEMNFLPDIYVPCEVCKGARYNRETLEVKYNHKTISDVLDMTVEEAHTFFEAIPNIERKMQLLLDVGLGYMRIGQPSTTLSGGEAQRIKLASELSKRATGKTIYILDEPTTGLHFEDVRKLMEVLDRLVEGGNSLVIIEHNLDVMKRADHIIDLGPEGGVRGGTIVATGTPEELAAHPTSYTGEYLSRVPGIVPVSAEKEERELVLSAPARKPRAKKGAA is encoded by the coding sequence TTGCAGAATAATCTTGTGGTGCGCGGCGCGAAGGAACACAACCTCAAAGACATCACCGTGGAGCTGCCGCGCGATCAATTTATCGTGATCACCGGCGTTTCGGGCAGCGGCAAGAGCACGCTGGCCTTCGACACCATCTACGCGGAGGGCCAGCGCCGTTACGTGGAAAGCCTGTCAGCCTACGCGCGGCAGTTCCTGGGCCTGATGGAAAAGCCGGACGTGGAGAGCATCACGGGTCTGTCCCCGGCCATCTCCATCGATCAGCGCACCACCAGCCACAACCCGCGCAGCACGGTGGGCACCGTCACCGAGATTCACGATTACCTCAGGTTGCTGTACGCCCGCGTCGGCACGCCGTACTGCCCGATCTGTGGGCGCAAAATTGAAAAACAGAGTCCCAGCGAGATTACGGATCGGCTGATCACCGAATTTGCCGACAAGCGCGCCATTCTGCTGGCTCCCGTCGTGCGTGGGCGCAAGGGCGAGTACCGCAAGCTGTTCGGTGACTTGCGCCGTGAGGGCTTTGCCCGCGTGCGGGTGGACGGCACGCTGTACGAACTGGACGAGGCCGAGAAGCTGAAGCTGGAGAAGTTCGAGAAGCACGACGTGGACGTGGTGATTGACCGCGTGACCCTGCGCGAGACGGATCGCAGCCGAATTGCCGAGAGCGTGGAGCTGGGCCTGCGGCGCGGCGAGAGCCTGCTGCGCGTGTTGCTGCCCGACGGGGGAGAGAACGGCGAGGCGCACGAGGAGCTGTACTCAGAGAAGTTCGCCTGCCCCGAACACGGCAGCGTGCTGGAGGAACTCGAACCGCGCTCCTTCTCCTTCAACTCCCCCTACGGCGCGTGCGGCGACTGCGCGGGCCTGGGCAGCAAGAACGAGTTTGCGCCCGAGCTGGTGATCGACGACAAGCTGAGCGTCGCGGAAGGCGCGATCCTGCCGTGGAGCAAGAAGGGCACCGGCGGCGGCATCTACTACTGGGACAAGTTGCAGGCGCTGGCCGAACACCTGGAGTTCAACCTCAAGACCCCATGGCGGGAGCTGTCCGCTGCGGCCCAAAAGGCCATTCTGCACGGCCCCGGTCAGCCGTTCGAGGTGGTCTACCGCCGGAACGGCAAGGAAACCATGCGCTTCATGACCGAATTCGAGGGCGTGATTCCCAATCTGGAACGCCGCTACGCCGACACCGAATCGGACTTCATGCGCGAGAAGCTCGAAGAGCTGATGGAACTCAGCCCCTGCCCCACCTGCGGCGGCACCCGCTACAAGCCCGAGATTCTGGCGGTGCGCGTGGGCGGCCTGAACATCGCCCAGGTGGGCGGCATGAGCGTGCTGGAGGCCGACGCCTTCTTCGGGGGGTTGCAGGACGGCAAGCTGGATCACGACGCCATCGCGCCCTACCTGAAGGGCCACCTGGGCGGCACGGCCCGCGCCCACGCCCCCCGGCATTACGAGTACGCGCTGAACGCCTTCGGGGCGGCGGTGGCGGTGCCTGTCCTGAAGGCCATTCGCACCCGCTTGAAGTTCATGGTGGACGTGGGCCTGGATTACCTGTCCCTAGACCGCACCGCCAACACGCTGTCCGGCGGCGAGGCCCAGCGCATCCGCCTCGCCACCCAGGTGGGATCGGGGCTGACCGGCGTGCTGTACGTGCTGGACGAACCCAGCATCGGGCTGCACCCCAAGGACAACGGGCGACTCATCGGCACCCTCAAGAACCTGCGCGATCTGGGCAACACGCTGCTGGTGGTGGAACACGACGAGGACACCATGCTGGAGGCCGATTACCTGGTGGATATGGGGCCGGGCGCGGGCGTCCACGGCGGCGAGGTGGTGGCGGTGGGTACGCCGCAGGAGGTCAAGGCCAACCCCGACAGCCTGACCGGCAAATACCTGCGCGGCGAGCTGAAGATCGAGGTGCCCGACAAGCGGCGACGCGGCAACGGCAAGAAGCTCAAGATCTTCGGCGCACGCGAACACAACCTCCAGAACGTGGACGCCGAGATTCCGCTGGGCACCATGACCGTCGTGACTGGGCCGTCGGGCAGCGGCAAAAGTACCCTGATCCACGACATCCTGCACGCCACGCTGGCCCGCGAACTGAACGGCGCCAAGACCACGCCGGGCAGGTATGACCGCATCGAGGGCATGGAGCATCTGGACAAGGTGATCGAGATCGACCAGTCCCCGATTGGCCGCACGCCGCGCAGCAACCCGGCCACCTACACCGGCGTCTTTACCGAGATTCGTGACCTGTTCACCCGCACCAACGAGGCGCGGCGGCGCGGCTATCTGGCCGGGCGCTTCTCGTTCAACGTCAAGGGCGGGCGCTGCGAGCACTGCAAGGGCGACGGCGTGATGAAGATCGAGATGAACTTCCTGCCCGACATCTACGTGCCGTGCGAGGTCTGCAAGGGGGCGCGCTACAACCGCGAAACGCTGGAGGTCAAGTACAACCACAAGACCATCAGCGACGTGCTGGACATGACCGTGGAGGAGGCCCACACCTTCTTCGAGGCGATTCCCAACATTGAGCGCAAGATGCAACTGCTGCTGGACGTGGGCCTGGGCTACATGCGCATCGGGCAGCCCAGCACCACGCTGTCCGGCGGCGAGGCGCAGCGCATCAAGCTGGCCTCCGAGCTGAGCAAGCGGGCCACCGGCAAGACCATCTACATTCTGGACGAACCCACCACCGGACTGCATTTCGAGGACGTCCGCAAGCTGATGGAAGTGCTCGACCGGCTGGTGGAGGGCGGCAACTCGCTGGTGATCATCGAACACAACCTGGACGTGATGAAACGGGCCGATCACATCATCGACCTGGGGCCGGAGGGGGGCGTGCGCGGCGGCACCATTGTCGCCACCGGCACGCCGGAGGAACTCGCGGCGCATCCCACGAGCTATACCGGGGAATACCTGAGCCGGGTGCCGGGCATCGTGCCCGTCAGCGCGGAGAAGGAGGAGCGTGAACTCGTTCTCTCAGCCCCCGCGCGCAAGCCGCGTGCTAAGAAGGGAGCAGCATGA
- the obgE gene encoding GTPase ObgE, with amino-acid sequence MAFRDVLNIEVNAGNGGDGSMSFHRAKYMEKGGPDGGHGGRGGSIILRAIEGVESLERLVGRRKFKAPNGAYGEGRLRQGGDGEDVYIDVPVGTTAFDEDSGKVIADLVRVGQEKVIARGGYGGRGNSTFASSTRQAPRFAELGTLGQKRRVRLELRLIADVGLVGYPNAGKSSLLAALSRANPAIAEYPFTTLSPILGVVDRRDAHGTPIEERFTLADIPGIIEGASLGKGLGLEFLRHISRTRVLVYVLDVTRDPVEEMRALQAELRAYDPTLLENVALIALNKIELVDEDLGVMVEDELAEFGLPVLRVSAQTGVGLDALRETLFQMLPDRELWAQQNALEIEPDEVQAEALSVTFREDPPARGVGIVTTGENERVWEIHGGGFEERISRFSRYMEDAAEYLGAVFKRQGLYNALRRAGAREGDTVEIGSFRFEYFDDEADKD; translated from the coding sequence GTGGCGTTTCGAGATGTACTGAATATTGAGGTCAATGCGGGCAACGGTGGCGACGGCAGCATGAGTTTCCACCGGGCCAAATACATGGAAAAGGGCGGCCCGGACGGCGGCCACGGCGGACGCGGGGGCAGCATCATTCTGCGGGCCATCGAGGGCGTGGAGTCGTTGGAGCGGCTGGTGGGCCGCCGCAAGTTCAAGGCCCCCAACGGCGCGTACGGCGAGGGCCGGCTGCGCCAGGGCGGCGACGGCGAGGACGTGTACATCGACGTGCCGGTGGGCACCACCGCCTTCGACGAGGACAGCGGCAAGGTCATCGCCGATCTGGTACGCGTCGGCCAGGAAAAGGTGATTGCGCGCGGCGGCTACGGCGGACGCGGCAACAGCACCTTTGCCAGCAGCACCCGGCAGGCCCCGCGCTTCGCCGAATTGGGCACGCTGGGGCAGAAACGCCGGGTCAGGCTGGAGCTGCGCCTGATCGCGGACGTTGGGCTGGTGGGCTACCCCAACGCGGGCAAGAGCAGCCTGCTGGCGGCCCTCTCGCGGGCCAATCCGGCGATTGCCGAGTACCCGTTTACCACCCTCTCCCCCATTTTGGGCGTGGTGGATCGCCGGGACGCGCACGGCACCCCCATCGAGGAGCGCTTCACGCTGGCCGACATTCCCGGCATCATCGAGGGGGCTTCCTTGGGCAAGGGGCTGGGGCTGGAGTTCCTGCGCCACATCAGCCGCACGCGGGTGCTGGTGTACGTGCTGGACGTGACCCGTGACCCGGTGGAGGAAATGCGCGCCCTGCAGGCCGAGCTGCGCGCCTACGATCCCACCCTGCTGGAGAACGTCGCCCTGATCGCGCTGAACAAGATCGAGCTGGTGGACGAGGATCTGGGCGTGATGGTGGAGGACGAGCTGGCCGAGTTCGGCCTGCCCGTGCTGCGCGTGAGTGCCCAGACGGGCGTGGGGCTGGACGCCCTGCGCGAAACGCTGTTCCAGATGCTGCCTGACCGCGAACTGTGGGCGCAGCAGAACGCGCTGGAGATCGAGCCGGACGAGGTGCAGGCCGAGGCCCTGAGCGTCACCTTCCGCGAGGATCCGCCGGCCCGTGGCGTGGGCATCGTCACCACCGGCGAGAACGAGCGCGTGTGGGAAATCCATGGCGGCGGCTTCGAGGAACGCATCTCGCGCTTCTCGCGCTACATGGAAGACGCCGCCGAGTACCTGGGCGCGGTGTTCAAGCGGCAGGGGCTGTACAACGCCCTGCGACGGGCCGGGGCGCGCGAGGGCGACACGGTGGAAATCGGCAGCTTCCGCTTCGAGTACTTCGACGACGAGGCCGACAAGGACTGA